TCGATATCAACTGGAAATCGTTACGGAGGTCGTCTGTCGGTCCGTCCGCAGTTTCGCAGCCTCTGCCGTTGTTCAGTTCGCAATGTTTGTCCAAGAAGAAACTGTTGGATGGTTGGTTGGCATCGTACGCGCCGTAGAAGTAATCGCCCAGCGAAAGATCGGCCGATGTGAAACGTAGGCTGAACCAACCTCTTGTTGCGACGCGCATTTCCAACACCACCTGCGGATTGTTGGCATCTTGATCGTAGACAAAGTCCCAATCGAGTCGGAAAGTCCCTCCTTGCTTGTCCAATTCAACGGTGTTGTTTAAGATCATGGTCTCTATATCTCTGTTGCTGCTGCGTTGGCTCATTTTTAATTGGTGAGGGTGGGCAGCGCAAATGGCCAAAATAGGTACGGCAATCACCAAAAATCGAAGGCTCATCTAGTCCGTTTAACTattattaaattcaaatttacaattttttaaaagaaatttcaatacCTTGTTGGATGGTTTTGGTTACGTGGTGGAACTGGGTCTGTTGAATCACCTGGTGATGCCTCTATTATTTTGGCCATTTTTATACCTTTTGATAAGATAGGATTCTACGTGATTAGTCCCGATCTCTTTGGCCTTTAATCTTTCCATCGAGTTGATATCAACCACCTTGAC
This genomic stretch from Daphnia carinata strain CSIRO-1 chromosome 4, CSIRO_AGI_Dcar_HiC_V3, whole genome shotgun sequence harbors:
- the LOC130695175 gene encoding uncharacterized protein LOC130695175, with the translated sequence MSQRSSNRDIETMILNNTVELDKQGGTFRLDWDFVYDQDANNPQVVLEMRVATRGWFSLRFTSADLSLGDYFYGAYDANQPSNSFFLDKHCELNNGRGCETADGPTDDLRNDFQLISIVFGADYTLMRIARLVDTGHLQDVVITPGPMMIGWFWSAGIWENGQLTPIDKMGFDDVALIPQ